The following are encoded together in the Corynebacterium jeikeium genome:
- a CDS encoding TetR/AcrR family transcriptional regulator, translating into MSYGGGRSVEAATPSLRDRKKAETRERIAYAAVDLLVNEGAENATIAKIAERADISPRTFHNYFPHRDAALLFALNQFVEQMVGMVDTAQPGQQLISIGENIAVDFFNRTTGSPNIIQTLSRLADHLLSIPAQARTELFTENDGFPRNAVEFFSPLVQAFQRYSEREGRTLNTAHALLLINSIMVVPTVFVELNEGGERAAEEEIRDAFQLLAGGLSQLG; encoded by the coding sequence GTGAGCTACGGAGGCGGAAGAAGCGTAGAGGCAGCAACGCCGAGCCTACGGGATCGCAAGAAGGCCGAAACCCGTGAGCGCATCGCCTATGCCGCCGTTGACTTACTAGTCAACGAGGGAGCGGAGAATGCTACCATCGCGAAGATCGCAGAAAGAGCTGATATTTCCCCGCGCACTTTTCACAACTATTTCCCTCATCGAGACGCTGCTTTACTATTCGCGCTTAATCAATTCGTTGAGCAAATGGTTGGCATGGTGGATACTGCACAGCCTGGGCAACAATTGATATCGATTGGCGAGAATATCGCGGTGGACTTCTTTAATCGAACGACGGGCAGCCCGAACATCATTCAAACCCTCTCCCGCCTTGCGGACCACTTACTCTCTATCCCCGCCCAAGCTCGTACAGAGCTTTTCACAGAGAACGATGGCTTTCCCCGCAATGCCGTGGAGTTCTTCTCTCCGCTCGTACAGGCGTTTCAGCGGTACAGCGAGCGCGAAGGTCGGACGCTCAACACCGCCCACGCGCTGTTGCTCATCAATTCGATCATGGTTGTACCCACAGTTTTCGTGGAGCTCAACGAAGGTGGGGAGCGTGCGGCGGAAGAAGAAATTCGAGACGCTTTCCAACTACTAGCGGGAGGGCTTTCGCAGCTCGGCTAG